The nucleotide window TTCCGAAAACTGCAAGGCAAACACATCATAGCTTTTAACCAAAATCCCAGCTCACAATCAAATTTACGAACACTAACAGGAGAATATACTGTAAAATAttgggtagaaaaaaatagcctttcaaaatatcgaaaaaaaactggtatttataatttttcagacCATTCTGATGCCTATGTGATTCGTTGCACATCTCTGGTGAAAAAGTTACTCCATAGTGAACTTTAGTGTGATCAACCATGTTTgattattgcaaaaattgtAACTCAGACTCTTGATTTTTAAGTAAATCATATCAGGTACTGTACAAGTACAAACTCCGACCAACTAGCACTAACATTTCACTAAGATCGAACAGATTGTGATAGAGGCAAGGTTTTACCACAACAAGATCACGTGGAATACCTCACATATTTAAGTAATATGATTATTAACCTTGATCCGTCATTCAGGTGATACCAGAAAGAATATTCGTCATGAGAAGTGACCAACGTTAATTCTTGTCCAGAGCAAATTTCATACGCCGGTGATAGGTAATAAACTGCTTGCATCCAATGATCTCTccatggaattttttcattcaattcaaCTGTGCTCTTTCCATGATTCAACTCTAACTTCACATCTGGATGTTCCCAAACTGGTGCACAGCTTAAAAGTATCTAAATCGATGATTGCTATGTTACTGCACAGAATGTAAATTTGTTCCCCACAACCcacgacaatttttttacccacaAACACTCTCACAAGGAACATCAGTTTCGTGTTCTCTGCCAATTTTGTTGCAAGTCACCAATGTAGTAGAGCCTTGAAAACTACaagatacgtatttttttttatcagtagAAAACGGTTCAAAGGGAAAAAGCAACCCCCAAAAATGGGCACCCAATAGGGTAGTTGCTCATCTTCAGATAGAAGCGCTGAATGTATATGGGTGAAGCTAacactgaaatattttattcatcaataGAAACATTTCAACATTGGTTTCGTTCAAACACATCAAGCGCATCAAGAAATCACCCCATTGGGTGCCCATCTTCGGGGGTCGTTTTCACCCATAAAATCGTTTTTgttccaataaaaaaatacgtatccTTCAGTTTTCTATGCTCTACAACATAGATAGTTGCAATGAATTAGCAGGGGACACCAAACTAATGTTTTTTGTCAATATTACaccatatataataatacctgCCCCTCGGTATCCATCTTCAAATCCCACCACATAAATACTGCATGCGCAGTGCCTGCTGCAATGGATTTAGTTTTATGACTGAAGCTTTCTGACAGTTGAAGGGTTGCTACATCAGACCAATCGAATCTAAAAATGAGATGGAAACACGACgcatgaaaatgaataatcacTTTCTCAACTTCTAATTTATCAAGTACCTGCAGACTGCCAAAGGTTTGGTCAAAAGTTTGAATGAGTCACGTGGCAACTGACTAAGCTGTAAATCATGGACTGCAGCAGCACCGCTGCATGATCTAGTGACAGTTGGAGTATCAACAAGGATTTTATCACCAGTAGAATTCAAAACTGGTTCTATCCTGTTCCAAGCACATACCAGTTCGCTGTCAACAACTTGAGCCCAGACTGTGCCGCTATGTGGAATAACTATACTGTCGTTCTGaattcaataatatattttaatactaCAGAGCTTGATGATAAGAGAGGTCAGCAGCATTTTCTGAATGTTAACTGATCTACTTGAAAATGTGTTCTCTGATTGTTCAACTTTTAATCTCAATAATACTTACATCCAGCAAAACCTTGTGAGCATGTCGAAATGTGGATAATGCGCCTTCCCCGATTAATTCAGTATCAAAAACCTCAGTAACTAAAATGTTGGCACGATTTGGCATATCTCCGCCTATTCCAACAGTCATCTCTGTTGatcgtttgaaaatcaatttaatcTTATCCGCATATCCGTTATCTTCGATTATTTTAATTGCACATTCTGCCATTGGTTTAAATGCCTGAAAATTTTGTCTGTACCAATTAATTGACACTTATACTTTCACCAAATAAGATGTTAAATTTTGATGGAGATTTTGTCGACGCAGCAGAAATGgcattatatttttcagcaATTTCAGCTGATATTTAagcatatatatttatagtgAATCTTTTAATGTAGCAAAGACTAATTTTGTTTTGCCAGAATGAagttgttaaaaattcaatttaacgaTACGAAATGGTGAATTAttagtgtttttattttaaatcagATTTGATGTCAGCAGACTTTTTCGACTTCCAGAATCATGAGATAGTGATTGCATTATCCAATTTTGTCTAATTTAAGTCTTCTATTCAAACAAATTTGATGTAAATGGGGTTCATCGATGGTCAACAACTATCAAGTCATCAGTCATTGACTTTCAAGCTGGCAATGGTAACAAAGACTTTTtatagttaattttttaataacaacaCTAGGGAACCCATAGAAGATCACTTGTTTCATATTCAAATTAGAATTTACAGTAATGAGTTTTTATGAGACTCAATATACTTGTAAGgtcaatataattttcgttaatATTTAGCACTGCATGCACCTAGACCTGAAATATTGGAAGTAATACATATTGATTGAGCATTTACAGTGGCACTAGCAAACTAAAGTTACAAAACACTCGACACCATGTTTGTTGAATGATTGTTTATAGAGTTTTTCACAACTATTTAATAACTTATAAATTACAGGTAAAATCAGATAAAAAATGTGGCCTAAACTCGTTTCCGTTTGCATTACCGATCTGTGAAAAGCAGGTATTTACCTCACACGCAGTTATTGTATCAGCCCCACATTTGGCAGCCATCATTGAGAGCAGGCCTGTTCCAGTCCCAATATCAAGTACGTTAGCTTTTTTTCCTAACGCATGTTTTTTGTCAATCGCTGCTTTTAAAGCagcacaatatttttcattctgtaaaaattagaaaagtaataaataaacagcGATGCTTTATTTTTTGCCAACTTTGATGCAGCTAGTTCTACTAATTACCCTTTCTTTGTCGTGCAGCATATCTGCGAATGCTGAGCGCGCCACTTCTTGGTGATAATCATAATCCGGATCTTTCTCTTCCCAGCATATTGTTCCTGTCATTGGATTGAAGCTCTGTGTGAAGACGCTCATGTTTTTATTACGCACAGTCCCTCGAGATAGCTGCCTTACCGCAAAACGtctgtgaaagaaaaatgaaatataaattttattcaattttcaacgtcCATGAAATAGccgttattttgaaaactcCATTTTCTAAGACAAACGTTATAAGCCCTCGCTTTTAGCTCGAGAATGTCtcaaacagagaaaaaatcgCTGAGATCAATCTGATTTCGCTATTTTACATTGATTTCCATGAAGAaactaaatttcaaattattgaataGGATGTGctgaatataaaagaaaaatagtgaaaaaacaAGTTACATGCTCCGTCAACTTCTTATATTTCCGTAACTATTCAACTCGTGACATTGATTTTGGTAACATTGAAGTAAcgaaatattaaaatgaaattcactGCTTAGCAACCTTCGACTGAAGCTGAAGGTATTCAGTTTTCAAACTATGAGAAgggtttgttttattatggTTTTCTAAATTTCAGAGAAATGTAGAGTAGAAAAATAGCAACTTTTCCCAAAAATGCATCATTAAATTAACTTTACAAACTTGGACCGCCTTCACTTTCGGCATTAGAGGCTGAGGaatgttatatttattcaagttacattctataaattattgatcacaaatgaaatattaaaatttttctggcAACATACCAATG belongs to Neodiprion lecontei isolate iyNeoLeco1 chromosome 5, iyNeoLeco1.1, whole genome shotgun sequence and includes:
- the LOC107228228 gene encoding protein arginine N-methyltransferase 7 isoform X3, which gives rise to MLKTGKINEIIRFAVRQLSRGTVRNKNMSVFTQSFNPMTGTICWEEKDPDYDYHQEVARSAFADMLHDKERNEKYCAALKAAIDKKHALGKKANVLDIGTGTGLLSMMAAKCGADTITACEAFKPMAECAIKIIEDNGYADKIKLIFKRSTEMTVGIGGDMPNRANILVTEVFDTELIGEGALSTFRHAHKVLLDNDSIVIPHSGTVWAQVVDSELVCAWNRIEPVLNSTGDKILVDTPTVTRSCSGAAAVHDLQLSQLPRDSFKLLTKPLAVCRFDWSDVATLQLSESFSHKTKSIAAGTAHAVFMWWDLKMDTEGQILLSCAPVWEHPDVKLELNHGKSTVELNEKIPWRDHWMQAVYYLSPAYEICSGQELTLVTSHDEYSFWYHLNDGSSMDEVNYQRPICECFVHLAYSRTRIGQLNDKKRNKKYIQALEKRITSDSVCLCLSDNCLLGLAAAKLGSKKVIIFESNGLSHRAMEMFVKANGLSEKVRIVNSKDDLNPDDGVNLIFGEPNFVTSILAWDNIYFWHLSSRYPKHIARIPSAVTVRAVAVEFKDLHKIRAPVRKCEGFDMSRFDELVQEQFLQVSSDISDNQIEAHPLWEYPGQALTAPFTVVELHLDRNIDHQPDIQNSDTAFIACTGNCNGVALWVDWTLDASTEVSTGPIKDIVPGSNISWDPYTRQGVFLPRKNFAVTRNDLLQWSVHFSPISGAVQFTFKITMGDN
- the LOC107228228 gene encoding protein arginine N-methyltransferase 7 isoform X4, with translation MRRFAVRQLSRGTVRNKNMSVFTQSFNPMTGTICWEEKDPDYDYHQEVARSAFADMLHDKERNEKYCAALKAAIDKKHALGKKANVLDIGTGTGLLSMMAAKCGADTITACEAFKPMAECAIKIIEDNGYADKIKLIFKRSTEMTVGIGGDMPNRANILVTEVFDTELIGEGALSTFRHAHKVLLDNDSIVIPHSGTVWAQVVDSELVCAWNRIEPVLNSTGDKILVDTPTVTRSCSGAAAVHDLQLSQLPRDSFKLLTKPLAVCRFDWSDVATLQLSESFSHKTKSIAAGTAHAVFMWWDLKMDTEGQILLSCAPVWEHPDVKLELNHGKSTVELNEKIPWRDHWMQAVYYLSPAYEICSGQELTLVTSHDEYSFWYHLNDGSSMDEVNYQRPICECFVHLAYSRTRIGQLNDKKRNKKYIQALEKRITSDSVCLCLSDNCLLGLAAAKLGSKKVIIFESNGLSHRAMEMFVKANGLSEKVRIVNSKDDLNPDDGVNLIFGEPNFVTSILAWDNIYFWHLSSRYPKHIARIPSAVTVRAVAVEFKDLHKIRAPVRKCEGFDMSRFDELVQEQFLQVSSDISDNQIEAHPLWEYPGQALTAPFTVVELHLDRNIDHQPDIQNSDTAFIACTGNCNGVALWVDWTLDASTEVSTGPIKDIVPGSNISWDPYTRQGVFLPRKNFAVTRNDLLQWSVHFSPISGAVQFTFKITMGDN